In the genome of Verrucomicrobiota bacterium, one region contains:
- a CDS encoding tetratricopeptide repeat protein: MKESRTMVTRIALLLVSACVMTWGRLASAGEMTAAEEAFRRCFVNQPPPAELERRLEKTLALYEESDVTDHTRLALATVRRQLGETKSAVSMLEQVVDDGEATALYLDYFRRGGLSEQEMPVVRDLFDYYRTAPDRSSDHALLALAAIYAQDSEWDKAWETLERLRDKYPHGDRVEEDSVFFEVLRKKHGSGEDGQIPAPVASALAYRPRPHLLGLEYQLALTRSCDEFSSMRPAILAAIVRDYRTVLDPERVTGYAQEGLDLLRQKREQGNRQPEDRVLEAVFTEAVEENTPTPEDTGE, from the coding sequence ATGAAAGAGAGTAGAACCATGGTTACCCGGATAGCTCTTCTGCTTGTGAGTGCATGCGTGATGACCTGGGGACGCTTGGCGTCGGCGGGTGAGATGACCGCCGCCGAAGAGGCGTTCCGCCGATGCTTCGTGAATCAGCCGCCTCCGGCCGAACTCGAGAGACGACTCGAGAAGACGTTGGCGCTCTACGAAGAGAGTGATGTCACCGACCATACCCGCCTCGCCCTCGCGACCGTGAGGCGACAGCTTGGCGAGACCAAATCGGCGGTTTCGATGCTGGAGCAGGTGGTCGATGATGGGGAGGCCACGGCGCTCTATCTGGACTACTTCCGGCGAGGCGGGCTAAGCGAGCAGGAAATGCCCGTGGTGCGAGACCTGTTTGACTACTACCGCACGGCGCCGGACCGCAGTTCCGATCACGCGTTGCTTGCGCTTGCGGCCATCTATGCCCAAGACAGCGAGTGGGACAAGGCCTGGGAGACACTCGAGCGGCTGCGTGACAAGTACCCGCATGGCGATCGAGTCGAGGAAGACAGCGTCTTCTTCGAGGTGCTCAGGAAGAAGCACGGCTCGGGCGAGGACGGGCAGATCCCCGCGCCGGTCGCCTCGGCGCTCGCCTACAGGCCGCGCCCTCACCTCCTTGGCCTGGAGTATCAGCTCGCGCTGACCCGATCGTGCGACGAGTTCTCGTCGATGCGTCCGGCAATCCTGGCCGCGATCGTCCGCGACTACCGCACCGTCCTCGACCCGGAACGCGTGACCGGCTATGCTCAGGAAGGTCTCGACCTCCTCAGGCAGAAACGCGAACAAGGCAACAGACAACCCGAAGACCGGGTCCTCGAAGCGGTCTTCACGGAAGCCGTCGAGGAGAACACGCCAACGCCTGAGGACACTGGCGAGTAG
- a CDS encoding polysaccharide biosynthesis/export family protein: protein MKWMIALCCVALVVTAGCGATRRAATPVFVPNDAVHAAASVDDSNTVIQAGDFVQIICDTCPTANSIGRVRTDGDVALALVGYVRAAGSTIEEFTQTVRALYGGTEEFSGDPSTIKVHVKLGLYLISGEVAEGGFRAYREGLTLYDAVVSGGKLTGKAEKGIVRLYRKGADRVELIRYGKLEDLANAPQNPLLENDWIVVPYKVYRLSHY from the coding sequence ATGAAGTGGATGATTGCTCTGTGTTGTGTCGCTCTCGTCGTGACTGCCGGGTGTGGGGCGACCAGAAGGGCTGCGACCCCGGTCTTTGTCCCCAACGACGCGGTGCACGCGGCGGCTTCGGTGGACGATTCGAACACCGTGATTCAAGCGGGCGACTTTGTGCAGATCATCTGCGACACGTGCCCCACGGCGAACAGCATCGGGCGTGTGCGCACCGATGGCGACGTTGCGCTGGCGCTGGTCGGCTATGTGCGCGCGGCCGGGAGCACGATCGAGGAGTTCACGCAGACCGTGCGCGCGCTCTACGGCGGGACCGAGGAGTTTTCGGGTGATCCGAGCACCATCAAGGTCCACGTCAAGCTCGGTCTCTACCTGATCTCCGGCGAGGTGGCCGAGGGCGGGTTCCGCGCTTACCGCGAGGGCCTGACGCTCTACGACGCTGTCGTCTCGGGCGGGAAGCTGACCGGCAAGGCCGAAAAGGGCATCGTGCGCCTCTACCGCAAGGGCGCCGACCGCGTCGAGCTCATCCGCTATGGCAAGCTCGAGGACCTTGCGAATGCCCCACAGAATCCCTTGCTCGAGAACGACTGGATCGTCGTCCCCTACAAGGTCTACCGCCTGAGCCACTATTAG